Genomic segment of Parachlamydia sp. AcF125:
TGCTTATTTTAGACGGTTATGATGAATTATCCTCTGATGTCCAAGCAAAAACAAGCCTAGCCACAGCTTTTAAGGAGCTAAAAGAGTTATTTCCCCATATTCTGATCACCTCAAGGCCTGGAAGCTGCTCTTTTAACCGCTCTTGTGAGCTAGAGCTCTTAGGCTTTGATAAAGAAGGGATCGGCCGTTATATTGATAGATTTTTCGAACAAGTCCAAACAAAAGAAAAAAAAGTAACCCTTCATCGCTTACTAAAGATTTCTCCCGATATTGCAAGCCTTGCTCGCATTCCCATTCACTTAACTTTGCTGTGTTGCCTCTTTAACGAAGACTCAGAATTTTTTAATTCTAAACAGCCCATTACCTTGGTAGCTATTTATGAACGGATGGTTAACTGGATGTATAAATGGTTTATGTGGAGAAGGATCGACCAAGGCCTGTCCAGCCAAACCAAGGAGAAAATTCTAGAAGAGAAAAATCTTCGTCATAATCGAGAAGTCGCCAAAATTGCCAATATCTTTGAAGGCATGGCTTTTACCGCTATGGAAAGAGATACTCTTTATTTGGAGAAAGGAGAAGTTGATCGCTTGAGAGGTATCGAAATCACATCCAATGAGCTCATAGATTGTGGGCTTATGCGTATCCCTGACGAAGAAAGAGGGTATTTCATCCACTTAACCTTCCAAGAATTTTTAACCGCTTCAAAAGTTGCCAATCAATACCTTAATAGAGAAAGTCAAGCATGCCAAGAATTTGTGCGAAATTACAAGGTTGAGCCCCGCTACGCTCTCGTCTTACGCATGATTGCTGGCTATCTTTCCTTCATTGCCTCAAGTAATCGATGCTATTTGAATTCGAATGCTCTTCAGTCTTTTTTTGACGATCTTTTTGCTGCACCACAAGACTTAGCTATCAGTAGCGAGCTTACTTTGATTGCAGAGTGCTTTGAAGAATGCCAAGATCCTAGTTTAGTGAAGCAGTACAATGGCTTTATTGAGCTTGTAAAAGACTATATTAAGCATATCTGTTTATTAGGGTTAGGCTTTGAACGATTGCTCAGGAATAAAAATCTCTTTACCCATCCTGAAATAGTGAGTACCATCAGAGAATTGTTATCCGATTCTAAGACAACTGTAAATATGCTAAATCCCTTAATAAGCGTTGTGAGATCAGGAATAAGCTTATCTTCAGAAATAGTAGGATTGATCGTTAAGAAACTTAAGGATCCTAAAAAAGATTCTGATGCTAAAAAGTATGCTACCGTTGTTCTATTAGAAGTAGCACGGCAAGGAGGTGAGCTCCCGAAAGAAGTGCTAACCGTTCTTATCCAAACGTTCAAAGAAGGCGATGCTTTGCTTAAAAAGCATGCCGTGAAGGCCCTAAAAGCAATAGCAAAACAAAGAAGTGAGCTTTCGAAAGAAGTACCAATTGCTCTTATTCAAACTTTTAAAGAAAGGGATAGCATAACTAAAGTTTGTGCTGCTAGTGTCCTAAAAGCAATGGCAAAACAAGGGGATGAGCTTCCGAAAGAGGTGCTGGCCGTTCTTATCCAAACGTTCAAAGAATGCGATGTTTTGCTTAAAGAGTATGCCGTGAAGGCCCTAAAAGCAATGATTAAACAAGGAAGTGAGCTTTCGGAAGAAGCTCTAATCGCTCTCATTCAAGCGCTCAAAGAAAGCGATAGCACAGTTAAAGTTTATGCTGCTAGTGCTCTAAAAGGAAGAGCAAAACAAGGAGATGAGCTATCGAAAGAAATGTTAGCCGCTCTTATTCAAGCTCTCAAAGAAGGTGATAGCACAGCTAAAGTTAGGGCCTTAAGAACAGTGGCAAAACAAGGAGATGAGCTATCGAAAGAACTGTTAGCTGCTCTTATCCAAACGCTCAAAAAGGGCGATGCTTTGCTTAAAGAGCATGCTGCTATTGCTCTAGAAGCAATAGTAAAGCAAGGAAATGAGCTATCGAAAGAACTACTAGCCGCTCTCATCCAAGCTCTCCGAGAAGGTGATAGAACGACTAAACGCTATGCTGCTCGTGTCCTAAAAGCAATGACTAAACAAGGAAATGAGCTATCGAAAGAAGTACTAGCCGCTCTCATTCAAGCTCTCCAAGAAGGTGACAGTAAGATTAAAGGCCATGCTGCTCGTGTCTTAAAAGCAATGACAAAGCAAGGAAGTGAGCTTTCTAAAGAAGTGTTAGTCGCTCTCATCCAAGCTTTCAATGAAGATTATAGCGAGGCTAAAAGCTATGTTGCTCGTGCCCTAAAAGAAATAGTAAAACAAGAAGGCGATCTTTCAAAAGAAGCTCTAACCGTTCTCATCCAGGCGCTCGAAAAGGGCGATAGTAAGACTAAAAGTTATGCTGCTGAGGCCCTAAAAGAAATAATAAAACAAGAAGGCGATCTTTCAAAAGAAGCTCTAACCGCTCTCATCCAGGCGCTCGAAAAGGGCGATAGTAAGACTAAAAGTTATGCTGCTGAGGCCCTAGGAAAAATAGTGGAGCAAGGAGGTGAGCTTCCAAAAGAAGCATTAGTAGCTCTCATCCAAGTTTTCAACGAAAGTGACAGTATAGCTAAAGTTTGTGTTGTTAGAGCCTTAGAAGCAATAGCAATACAAAAAAGGGATCTTCCAAAAGAATCGTTAGCAACTCTCGCCCAAGCTCTTAAAGAAAGCGGCAGTATGATTAAAAGTTGTGCTGCCGGTGCCCTAGGAACATTAGCAAAGCAAGGAGGTGAGCTTTCGAAAGAAGCGCTAACTGTCCTTATCCAAGCCCTCAAAGAAGGCGATAGCGCAGCTAAAACTCGTGCTGCTTATTTTTTAGGAGAAATGGCAGAGCAAGAGGGCGAGCTTTCGGAAGAAGCGCTAGCAGCTCTCATCCAAGCTCTCAAAGAGGGCGATGATTGGACTAAACTTTGCGCTATTCGTGCCCTAAAAATAGTAAAACAAGAAAGTGTGCTTCTGAAAGAAATCTCAGCAGCTTTCATCCGAGCTTTCAAAGATAGTAAGCTCAAAACTTATGCTGCTAATACGCTAAAAGCAATAGCAATACGAGGCGGTGAGATTCCGGAAGAAGTACTAGCTACCCTCATCCAAACACTCAAAGAAGATAATAATCTGATTAAACATCCTGCTGCTATTATTACCTTAGAAGCAATAGCGGAACAAAAAGGTGAACTTCCGAAAGAAGCATTAGTCGCTCTCGTCCAAACACTCAAACAAGGTAATGATCTGACTAAACGTTCTGCTGCTGAAGCACTAGAAGCAATAGCAAAACAAGGAGGTGAGCATTGTAAAGAAGCGCTAGCTGCTCTTATCCAAGGGCTCAAAAAAGGAGACAGCAGAACTAAAGATTATGCTGCTAGAGCTCTAAAGAAAGTTGATAAAGTTATTTTATTAAAAATGGGCAGCGAGGCATTTGCTTTAATCGCTAAAGTTTGTTTCTTGACTGAGAACTGTTTTTCAATTAAAGGCCTGCAACTGCAAATTTCCGATAAAAGAGTAACTTATTTAGGCAAAGATAGATTAACGTTTACCTACGAGGAAATAAGAGAAAAGCTACCTGAAAAGCTTGCTGTATGGCGGGAAAGCTTAGATAATCTTAGCACAATGGGAAGCTTTTAACGAACCGCAACTCGAACCTGATGCCAAATGGGCTGTTGTTAAAACATTGTCTTAAAAGACAAAGGCTTTTCGCCGATCACAAAGAGGGTAGGTTGATATCGAATCTGTCATTTTTTCTAGATAAATCAAACTAATATTCAAGATTTTTGCTTATAATTGACATTTAACCCTCTCTTTTAGTATATTATTTTTTTAATTTTTATACTAAGATTATCCCAATGCGTATAAATGTTAGCTTTTTATTAAAAGCAGACCAAGTATCTGACTATATCCCAGGGGTGAGTACCATCACTAACTTGATTGGTTTATTCCAAAAGTATGTGATGCTTTCTC
This window contains:
- a CDS encoding HEAT repeat domain-containing protein, which encodes MALYPDLPARPEAANPQAIVVNPQLKQNAQMTVQSFAMVHPQGMSTSRLSRSDLHKRLGNLLQLKCPCCIKDLIAQGHKFLKEGEEEVALHGIFYLATAYELYRTLNVQEYKLDRQALDEYLDSLEKRLENEEALLHYFAAYENRSIFIYLFAERQNIKGHLDVLAGTSVKETPLHVAIRVGAISIARFLLEQGADFKKLDSCQNNTLHHACQSQQDCVDIVRILLRCDSTLMEAKNSAGQTPLHLAALAGNAKSLEYLLDQIADTAELGLQDKEGNTPLHLAIMGWSETSIKGKDHYCKIVGALIKKGSNLTLLNKEKKTALALACGNKAIIQVLVQAKLSPQILAGALQSFYLSQEILSIFRIKAEQEWEFKVPLEEIYVRLGIIESKERKARDQALNKHSGYLQHERIPTYESIFEPKKNIEIEKLFEHESLKGKDRKRIYLQGAAGSGKSTLCHYIAYRWAKKDLWQGLFAYLFWIPLRNLTLRKYPADKEYTPADLIAKEYAGKVDPRVIKACISDPAFRKETLLILDGYDELSSDVQAKTSLATAFKELKELFPHILITSRPGSCSFNRSCELELLGFDKEGIGRYIDRFFEQVQTKEKKVTLHRLLKISPDIASLARIPIHLTLLCCLFNEDSEFFNSKQPITLVAIYERMVNWMYKWFMWRRIDQGLSSQTKEKILEEKNLRHNREVAKIANIFEGMAFTAMERDTLYLEKGEVDRLRGIEITSNELIDCGLMRIPDEERGYFIHLTFQEFLTASKVANQYLNRESQACQEFVRNYKVEPRYALVLRMIAGYLSFIASSNRCYLNSNALQSFFDDLFAAPQDLAISSELTLIAECFEECQDPSLVKQYNGFIELVKDYIKHICLLGLGFERLLRNKNLFTHPEIVSTIRELLSDSKTTVNMLNPLISVVRSGISLSSEIVGLIVKKLKDPKKDSDAKKYATVVLLEVARQGGELPKEVLTVLIQTFKEGDALLKKHAVKALKAIAKQRSELSKEVPIALIQTFKERDSITKVCAASVLKAMAKQGDELPKEVLAVLIQTFKECDVLLKEYAVKALKAMIKQGSELSEEALIALIQALKESDSTVKVYAASALKGRAKQGDELSKEMLAALIQALKEGDSTAKVRALRTVAKQGDELSKELLAALIQTLKKGDALLKEHAAIALEAIVKQGNELSKELLAALIQALREGDRTTKRYAARVLKAMTKQGNELSKEVLAALIQALQEGDSKIKGHAARVLKAMTKQGSELSKEVLVALIQAFNEDYSEAKSYVARALKEIVKQEGDLSKEALTVLIQALEKGDSKTKSYAAEALKEIIKQEGDLSKEALTALIQALEKGDSKTKSYAAEALGKIVEQGGELPKEALVALIQVFNESDSIAKVCVVRALEAIAIQKRDLPKESLATLAQALKESGSMIKSCAAGALGTLAKQGGELSKEALTVLIQALKEGDSAAKTRAAYFLGEMAEQEGELSEEALAALIQALKEGDDWTKLCAIRALKIVKQESVLLKEISAAFIRAFKDSKLKTYAANTLKAIAIRGGEIPEEVLATLIQTLKEDNNLIKHPAAIITLEAIAEQKGELPKEALVALVQTLKQGNDLTKRSAAEALEAIAKQGGEHCKEALAALIQGLKKGDSRTKDYAARALKKVDKVILLKMGSEAFALIAKVCFLTENCFSIKGLQLQISDKRVTYLGKDRLTFTYEEIREKLPEKLAVWRESLDNLSTMGSF